The Novosphingobium kaempferiae genome includes a window with the following:
- a CDS encoding TrmH family RNA methyltransferase: MTKRGDGQGGPQGERPAKALRGRAGRMKNGRGSGRASTGMVRLWGRHAVEAALKNPDRSHRKLWATREGVESLDGELPSDFPVEWAQPVDLARLVAKDAPHQGLVLECAPLDDIFLADVLDGDPSRPVVVLDQVTDPHNVGAIMRSAAAFDACCIVTQDRHAPPESGTLAKSASGALEVLPWVRVVNLARALEEIAEAGYWRIGLDGEAESTLAEALPAGPVALVLGAEGDGMRHNITQHCDSIAKLPISAAMESLNVSNAAAIALYAAATRETE, translated from the coding sequence ATGACCAAGCGTGGCGATGGACAGGGAGGCCCCCAGGGCGAGCGCCCTGCCAAGGCTCTGCGCGGCCGCGCCGGGCGCATGAAGAACGGCCGCGGCAGCGGGCGGGCTTCGACCGGAATGGTGCGCCTGTGGGGCCGTCACGCGGTTGAGGCCGCGCTGAAGAATCCCGACCGCAGCCATCGCAAGCTCTGGGCGACTCGCGAGGGCGTCGAATCGCTCGACGGCGAACTGCCGAGCGACTTCCCCGTCGAATGGGCCCAGCCCGTCGACCTTGCACGCCTCGTCGCCAAGGATGCACCGCATCAGGGCCTCGTCCTCGAATGCGCGCCGCTCGACGATATCTTCCTTGCCGATGTGCTCGATGGCGATCCGTCGCGCCCGGTCGTCGTGCTGGATCAGGTGACCGATCCGCACAACGTCGGCGCCATCATGCGCTCGGCCGCCGCGTTCGACGCCTGCTGCATCGTCACGCAGGACCGCCACGCGCCGCCCGAATCGGGCACGCTGGCGAAATCGGCGTCGGGCGCGCTCGAAGTGCTGCCGTGGGTCCGCGTGGTGAACCTTGCCCGCGCCCTGGAAGAGATCGCCGAAGCCGGGTACTGGCGCATCGGCCTGGACGGCGAAGCCGAATCCACGCTCGCAGAGGCCCTGCCCGCCGGTCCTGTCGCGCTGGTGCTCGGCGCCGAGGGAGATGGCATGCGCCACAACATCACGCAGCACTGCGACTCCATCGCCAAGCTGCCGATCAGCGCGGCCATGGAGAGCCTCAACGTCAGCAACGCCGCTGCCATCGCGCTGTATGCGGCAGCGACGCGCGAAACGGAGTAA
- the rimM gene encoding ribosome maturation factor RimM (Essential for efficient processing of 16S rRNA), translated as MVDGKNDRPVTLAAVSGAHGVTGEVRLKLFGEGVVALKRYRAFNNSSLTLVKLKDDGKGGAIARFDEVKDRNAAEKLRGTVLTVPRSAMPTLEEGEYYHADLLGLPAVSEEGEALGICIAVENFGAGDVLEIERPMGEDGKRRRFMVPMIPSAVPEWNEQRIVLNAAFAEE; from the coding sequence TTGGTTGACGGCAAGAACGACCGCCCCGTCACGCTCGCCGCCGTCTCCGGTGCGCATGGCGTGACGGGCGAGGTTCGCCTCAAGCTGTTCGGTGAAGGCGTGGTGGCGCTAAAGCGCTACCGCGCCTTCAACAATTCCTCGCTCACGCTGGTGAAGCTGAAGGACGACGGCAAGGGCGGCGCGATCGCCCGCTTCGACGAGGTGAAGGACCGTAACGCGGCCGAGAAGCTGCGCGGTACCGTGCTCACCGTCCCGCGTTCGGCGATGCCCACGCTGGAAGAGGGCGAGTACTACCACGCCGACCTTCTGGGCCTGCCTGCGGTTTCCGAAGAGGGCGAAGCGCTCGGCATCTGCATCGCGGTCGAGAACTTCGGCGCGGGCGACGTGCTGGAGATCGAGCGCCCCATGGGCGAGGACGGCAAGCGCCGCCGCTTCATGGTGCCGATGATTCCGTCCGCCGTGCCCGAGTGGAACGAGCAGAGGATCGTCCTCAACGCAGCGTTCGCCGAAGAATGA
- a CDS encoding (d)CMP kinase, which produces MIIAVDGPTASGKGTIAKALAAHFHLPHLDTGLLYRAVGRQCLLDGGNPDDPADALAACAFAPELLGDPELRSEATGGLASRVSIHPAVRQALYDRQRNFALQPGGAVLDGRDIGTVIAPEAPAKLFVVASVEARAQRRFLEMQAHGRDVSLEDIAADLAARDERDRNRKDAPLIAAPDAVVIDTSKLKREEAIAAAIAAVDALAQAAEG; this is translated from the coding sequence ATGATAATCGCCGTCGACGGACCGACCGCTTCGGGCAAGGGCACCATCGCCAAGGCCCTCGCCGCGCATTTCCATCTGCCGCACCTTGACACCGGGCTGCTCTACCGCGCGGTGGGCCGCCAGTGCCTGCTCGACGGCGGCAATCCGGACGATCCGGCGGACGCACTGGCCGCCTGCGCCTTCGCGCCCGAACTGCTGGGCGACCCCGAACTGCGTTCCGAAGCGACCGGCGGGCTCGCCAGCCGCGTCTCGATCCACCCGGCGGTGCGCCAGGCGCTCTACGACCGGCAGCGCAACTTCGCCCTGCAGCCGGGCGGTGCAGTGCTCGACGGACGCGACATCGGCACCGTCATCGCGCCCGAGGCACCGGCCAAGCTCTTCGTCGTCGCCTCGGTGGAAGCCCGCGCCCAGCGCCGCTTCCTCGAAATGCAGGCCCATGGCCGTGACGTGTCGCTGGAGGATATCGCCGCCGACCTCGCCGCCCGCGACGAGCGCGACCGCAACCGCAAGGACGCCCCGCTCATCGCCGCCCCCGACGCCGTGGTGATCGACACCTCGAAGCTCAAGCGCGAGGAAGCCATCGCCGCCGCCATCGCAGCGGTGGATGCACTGGCGCAAGCTGCCGAAGGGTAA
- a CDS encoding TIGR02300 family protein, translating to MAKPEWGAKHGCPKCGTRFYDLGKDDPVTCIECGNEWTPEPVLKSKQPIPYEEIQKKEKVETEDSDLAEDDLDIDEDGDSPDNDVDLGGDDDLGIGGGDDDEDHDN from the coding sequence ATGGCCAAGCCTGAATGGGGCGCCAAGCACGGCTGCCCGAAATGCGGCACCCGCTTCTACGATCTGGGCAAGGACGACCCGGTGACCTGCATCGAATGCGGCAACGAATGGACGCCCGAGCCGGTGCTCAAGTCCAAGCAGCCGATTCCCTATGAGGAAATCCAGAAGAAGGAAAAGGTCGAGACGGAAGACTCCGATCTGGCCGAGGACGATCTGGACATCGATGAGGACGGCGATTCGCCGGACAACGACGTGGACCTCGGCGGTGACGACGACCTCGGCATCGGTGGCGGTGACGACGACGAAGACCACGACAACTGA
- the rplS gene encoding 50S ribosomal protein L19, with protein sequence MNLIQQIEAEEIAKAGKDIPEFRPGDTVRVGVKVVEGTRTRVQAYEGVCIARSNRGMGSNFTVRKMSFGEGVERVFPLYSPNIDSITVVRRGVVRRAKLYYLRGRTGKRARIAERRITDANA encoded by the coding sequence ATGAACCTGATTCAGCAGATCGAAGCCGAGGAAATCGCCAAGGCCGGCAAGGATATCCCTGAATTCCGTCCGGGCGACACCGTCCGCGTCGGCGTGAAGGTCGTCGAAGGCACGCGCACCCGCGTCCAGGCTTACGAGGGCGTGTGCATCGCGCGTTCGAACCGTGGCATGGGTTCGAACTTCACCGTCCGCAAGATGAGCTTCGGTGAAGGCGTGGAGCGCGTATTCCCGCTGTACTCGCCGAACATCGATTCGATCACGGTCGTCCGTCGCGGCGTCGTGCGTCGCGCCAAGCTGTACTACCTGCGTGGTCGTACCGGCAAGCGCGCCCGCATCGCCGAGCGTCGCATTACCGACGCCAACGCGTAA
- the ffh gene encoding signal recognition particle protein, translating to MFDSLSDRLGGVFDKLRGRGALKEQDVLDAMREVRIALLEADVALPVVRRFIDTVTERAVGQNVLRSVTPGQQVVKIVNDALIETLGGEETPGLDLEAVPPIVIMMVGLQGSGKTTSTAKIAKLLKEKQGKKVMMASLDVNRPAAQEQLKVLGEQVSVATLPIIAGQQPTEIATRAMQAARLQAVDVLLLDTAGRLHVDQQLMDEMKAVAAISNPRETLLVVDSLTGQDAVNVAQSFSGQVDLTGVVLTRMDGDARGGAALSMRAVTGKPIKFAGTGEKMEALEVFHPSRVANRILGMGDIVSIVEKAAEAVKVEEAEALAKRMEQGKFDMNDLRMQLKQMQNMGGLGALAGMMPGMKKAKAAMQQSGMDDRVLLRMDAIIGSMTPKERANPALLNAKRKIRVANGSGTQVQDVNKLLKMHLEMSKAMKQIKKMGGLKGLAALFGKGGLDAAMPGLGGAGLGPSAGGFPGLGGGAPDLSKFLKK from the coding sequence ATGTTCGACAGCCTGTCCGATCGTCTCGGTGGTGTGTTCGACAAGCTGCGCGGTCGCGGCGCACTGAAAGAGCAGGACGTCCTCGACGCCATGCGCGAAGTGCGCATCGCGCTGCTTGAGGCCGATGTCGCGCTCCCTGTGGTGCGCCGCTTCATCGACACCGTCACCGAAAGGGCCGTCGGTCAGAACGTCCTGCGCTCGGTCACGCCGGGCCAGCAGGTCGTCAAGATCGTCAACGACGCGCTGATCGAGACGCTGGGCGGCGAAGAGACCCCCGGCCTTGATCTCGAAGCCGTACCGCCGATCGTCATCATGATGGTCGGCCTCCAGGGCTCGGGCAAGACCACCAGCACCGCCAAGATCGCCAAGCTCCTCAAGGAGAAGCAGGGCAAGAAGGTGATGATGGCCTCGCTCGACGTGAACCGTCCGGCGGCGCAGGAACAGCTCAAGGTGCTAGGCGAGCAGGTGAGCGTCGCCACGCTCCCGATCATCGCCGGCCAGCAGCCCACCGAGATCGCCACCCGCGCCATGCAGGCCGCGCGCCTTCAGGCCGTGGACGTGCTGCTGCTCGATACTGCGGGCCGCCTCCACGTCGATCAGCAGCTCATGGACGAGATGAAGGCGGTCGCCGCCATCTCGAATCCGCGCGAGACGCTGCTCGTCGTCGACTCGCTGACGGGTCAGGACGCGGTCAACGTCGCGCAGTCGTTCTCCGGCCAGGTCGATCTCACCGGCGTCGTGCTCACCCGCATGGACGGCGATGCGCGCGGTGGCGCGGCGCTGTCGATGCGCGCCGTCACCGGCAAGCCGATCAAGTTCGCGGGCACCGGCGAGAAGATGGAGGCCCTCGAGGTCTTCCATCCCAGCCGCGTCGCCAACCGCATCCTCGGCATGGGCGACATCGTCTCGATCGTCGAGAAGGCGGCGGAAGCGGTCAAGGTCGAGGAGGCCGAGGCGCTCGCCAAGCGCATGGAGCAGGGCAAGTTCGACATGAACGACCTGCGCATGCAGCTCAAGCAGATGCAGAACATGGGCGGCCTCGGCGCGCTCGCGGGCATGATGCCGGGCATGAAGAAGGCCAAGGCGGCGATGCAGCAGTCGGGCATGGATGACCGCGTGCTGCTGCGCATGGATGCGATCATCGGCTCGATGACGCCGAAGGAGCGCGCCAACCCTGCGCTGCTCAACGCCAAGCGCAAGATCCGCGTCGCCAACGGCTCGGGCACCCAGGTCCAGGACGTCAACAAGCTGCTCAAGATGCACCTCGAGATGTCCAAGGCGATGAAGCAGATCAAGAAGATGGGCGGGCTCAAGGGCCTCGCGGCGCTGTTCGGCAAGGGTGGCCTCGATGCCGCGATGCCCGGATTGGGCGGTGCGGGCCTCGGCCCTTCCGCCGGGGGCTTCCCCGGTCTTGGCGGCGGTGCCCCGGATCTCAGCAAATTCCTGAAAAAGTAA
- the aroA gene encoding 3-phosphoshikimate 1-carboxyvinyltransferase, with protein MRPRRFLPTGPLKGRIRVPGDKSISHRSIMLGALAVGETTVTGLLEGEDVLSTAAAMRAMGATVTRTGEGAWTVHGVGVGALLQPEAPLDMGNSGTSTRLLMGLVASHPITATFIGDGSLSKRPMGRVIDPLSTMGASFEASEGGRLPLILKGASPAVPIRYRLPMASAQVKSAILLAGLNTPGITTVIEPVPTRDHSERMLRGFGADLTVETDADGARVISIRGEAELKPQTIEVPGDPSSAAFFIVAALLIPGSEVLIENVGLNPTRAGIVEVLRQMGGSIEEVNPREVGGEPVADLLVKHSTLKGIEVDPAIVPAMVDEFPVLFVAAALADGVTTCTGLEELRVKESDRISVMATALAAAGATVRETEDGMVITGTGGDPLVGTNGAIATHLDHRIAMSMAVAGLASRAGVEVDDVRPIATSFPMFESMLEGLVA; from the coding sequence ATGCGCCCCCGCCGCTTCCTGCCGACCGGGCCGCTGAAAGGGCGAATCCGGGTGCCGGGCGACAAGTCGATCAGCCACCGCTCGATCATGCTGGGTGCGCTGGCCGTCGGCGAGACGACGGTGACGGGCCTGCTCGAAGGCGAGGACGTGCTGTCCACCGCCGCCGCCATGCGCGCCATGGGCGCGACGGTCACGCGGACGGGCGAAGGCGCGTGGACCGTCCATGGCGTCGGCGTGGGCGCCCTTCTCCAACCCGAAGCGCCGCTCGACATGGGCAACTCGGGCACCTCGACGCGCCTGCTCATGGGCCTCGTCGCCAGCCACCCGATCACCGCGACATTCATCGGCGACGGATCGCTGTCGAAGCGCCCGATGGGCCGCGTGATCGATCCGCTCTCGACGATGGGCGCGAGCTTTGAGGCTTCCGAAGGCGGCCGCCTCCCCCTCATCCTTAAGGGCGCATCGCCCGCCGTGCCGATCCGCTATCGCCTGCCGATGGCCTCGGCGCAGGTAAAGAGCGCGATCCTGCTCGCGGGTCTCAACACGCCGGGCATCACCACCGTGATCGAGCCCGTCCCCACCCGCGACCATTCCGAGCGCATGCTGCGTGGCTTCGGCGCCGACCTGACCGTGGAGACCGATGCCGACGGCGCGCGCGTGATCTCGATCCGGGGCGAAGCCGAATTGAAGCCGCAGACCATCGAGGTTCCGGGCGATCCTTCCTCCGCCGCCTTCTTCATCGTCGCCGCCCTGCTCATCCCGGGCAGCGAAGTGCTCATCGAGAACGTGGGCCTCAATCCCACCCGCGCAGGCATCGTCGAAGTGCTGCGCCAGATGGGCGGCTCCATCGAAGAGGTGAACCCGCGCGAGGTCGGCGGCGAGCCGGTGGCGGACCTGCTGGTGAAGCACTCGACCCTCAAGGGCATCGAGGTCGATCCTGCCATCGTTCCCGCCATGGTGGATGAGTTCCCCGTCCTCTTCGTCGCCGCCGCGCTGGCGGATGGCGTCACCACCTGCACCGGCCTCGAGGAACTGCGCGTCAAGGAGTCCGACCGCATCTCCGTCATGGCGACCGCGCTCGCCGCCGCAGGCGCGACCGTGCGCGAGACCGAGGACGGCATGGTCATCACCGGCACCGGCGGCGACCCGCTCGTCGGTACGAACGGCGCCATCGCCACGCACCTCGACCACCGCATCGCCATGTCGATGGCGGTCGCGGGCCTCGCCAGCCGCGCGGGCGTGGAAGTGGACGACGTGCGCCCCATCGCCACCAGTTTCCCCATGTTCGAGTCCATGTTGGAGGGCCTCGTCGCATGA
- the trmD gene encoding tRNA (guanosine(37)-N1)-methyltransferase TrmD, with product MTFNATVLTLYPEMFPGPLGVSLAGRALSEGKWSIDPVHIRDFAMDRHRTVDDTPAGGGAGMVLKVDILAAAIDHARASNPDAPVIAMTPRGKPISQERVRQLAEGPGVILLCGRFEGFDERIFEGRDVEEVSVGDIVLSGGECAALMVLDACIRLLPGVMGAPSSGTEESFEDGLLEYPHYTRPTEWEGRTIPEVLRSGDHAKIAAWRKQQAEDDTRSRRPDLWERHRDARVQPASGARRMKKDLGS from the coding sequence ATGACCTTCAACGCCACCGTCCTGACGCTCTACCCTGAGATGTTTCCCGGCCCACTCGGCGTCAGCCTTGCAGGCAGGGCGCTGTCCGAGGGGAAGTGGTCGATCGACCCGGTCCACATCCGCGACTTCGCGATGGATCGCCACCGCACGGTCGATGATACGCCTGCGGGTGGCGGGGCAGGGATGGTGCTCAAGGTCGATATCCTTGCGGCCGCCATCGACCATGCGCGGGCGAGCAATCCGGACGCGCCCGTGATCGCGATGACACCGCGCGGCAAGCCGATCTCGCAGGAGCGCGTGCGCCAGCTTGCGGAAGGCCCCGGCGTTATCCTCCTGTGCGGCCGGTTCGAGGGCTTCGACGAGCGCATCTTCGAAGGTCGCGACGTCGAGGAAGTCTCGGTCGGCGACATCGTCCTATCCGGCGGAGAATGCGCCGCATTGATGGTACTCGATGCTTGCATTCGCCTGCTTCCCGGCGTAATGGGCGCGCCTTCCAGCGGGACCGAGGAATCGTTCGAGGACGGCCTTCTCGAGTACCCGCATTATACCCGACCCACCGAGTGGGAAGGGCGCACGATCCCTGAAGTGCTGCGATCGGGGGATCATGCGAAGATCGCCGCCTGGCGGAAACAACAGGCGGAGGACGATACACGGTCACGCAGGCCGGACCTCTGGGAGCGTCACAGGGACGCTCGGGTTCAGCCTGCCTCTGGCGCGCGGCGAATGAAGAAGGATTTGGGTTCATGA
- a CDS encoding DUF962 domain-containing protein gives MSEGLVRHLAQYAAYHRDRRNVATHMVGIPLIVLGVEVLLSRPQFAILGVQLSPVDFAIVAVCCFYFTLDRRLACGMAVLLAAGAVIGGKIAEQEAALWLGWGLGLFVVGWLFQFLGHVWEGRKPAFLDDLRGLIIGPLFVLAEAVFHFGRRLELRRKIEERLAAE, from the coding sequence ATGTCCGAAGGACTCGTGCGCCATCTGGCGCAATATGCGGCCTATCACCGGGACCGCCGCAACGTCGCCACGCACATGGTCGGAATACCGCTGATCGTGCTGGGCGTGGAGGTGCTGCTCTCGCGCCCTCAGTTCGCGATACTGGGCGTGCAGCTGAGCCCGGTGGACTTCGCCATCGTCGCGGTGTGCTGCTTCTACTTCACGCTCGACCGCAGGCTGGCCTGCGGCATGGCGGTGCTGCTGGCGGCAGGGGCGGTGATCGGCGGCAAGATCGCGGAACAGGAGGCGGCGCTGTGGCTCGGCTGGGGGCTGGGCCTGTTCGTGGTCGGCTGGCTGTTCCAGTTCCTCGGCCACGTCTGGGAAGGGCGCAAGCCCGCTTTCCTCGACGACCTGCGCGGCCTTATCATCGGTCCGCTGTTCGTGCTGGCCGAGGCGGTGTTCCACTTCGGCAGGCGGCTGGAACTGCGCCGCAAGATCGAGGAGCGACTGGCGGCTGAGTGA
- the rpsP gene encoding 30S ribosomal protein S16 has protein sequence MSVSIRLSRGGAKKRPYYKIVVANSTAPRDGKYLEQVGTYNPILAKDDENRVRLIEDRVRYWLSVGGQPTDRVARLLDKAGIKERAATNNPKQAEPGKKAKERAEDRATKLREAEEAAAEAAAAAAAAAAAPAEEAPAAEATEEAGSESTEA, from the coding sequence ATGTCCGTTTCGATCCGTCTCTCGCGTGGTGGTGCCAAGAAGCGCCCGTACTACAAGATCGTCGTCGCCAACTCGACCGCGCCGCGTGACGGCAAGTACCTGGAGCAGGTCGGCACCTACAACCCGATCCTCGCCAAGGACGACGAGAACCGCGTGCGCCTGATCGAAGACCGCGTGCGCTACTGGCTCAGCGTCGGTGGCCAGCCGACCGACCGCGTTGCCCGCCTGCTCGACAAGGCCGGCATCAAGGAGCGCGCCGCCACCAACAACCCGAAGCAGGCTGAGCCCGGCAAGAAGGCCAAGGAGCGCGCTGAAGACCGCGCCACCAAGCTGCGCGAAGCCGAAGAAGCCGCTGCCGAGGCTGCTGCTGCCGCTGCTGCCGCCGCTGCTGCTCCGGCCGAGGAAGCTCCGGCTGCCGAAGCGACCGAGGAAGCTGGCTCGGAATCGACCGAGGCCTAA
- a CDS encoding HU family DNA-binding protein: MNKNDLISAVADSSGLTRSDATKAVESVFDAISGALKKGDEVRLVGFGTFSVAKRKASTGRNPRTGEPMEIKASAQPKFKAGKGLKDAVN; encoded by the coding sequence ATGAACAAGAACGATCTCATCAGCGCAGTCGCCGATTCGAGCGGGCTGACCCGCAGCGACGCCACCAAGGCCGTCGAGTCCGTGTTCGACGCCATCTCGGGCGCGCTGAAGAAGGGCGACGAAGTGCGCCTGGTCGGCTTCGGCACCTTCTCGGTCGCCAAGCGCAAGGCTTCGACCGGCCGCAACCCCCGCACCGGCGAGCCCATGGAAATCAAGGCTTCGGCTCAGCCGAAGTTCAAGGCAGGCAAGGGCCTGAAGGACGCCGTCAACTAA
- a CDS encoding GFA family protein, translated as MIVSTLTGRCHCGACGWTLYGDPGPVTACNCSLCSRYGTLWAYDFENERVSVDGELRAYRRPGKDDPSLEILFCPTCAGVIAWRGLRLEPDGRRRMAVNLRMADGEAVAHLPIEHFDGRDTFEDVGQDGRSVRDMWF; from the coding sequence ATGATTGTCTCGACCCTGACTGGTCGTTGCCACTGCGGAGCCTGTGGTTGGACGCTGTACGGCGATCCTGGCCCGGTGACGGCCTGCAACTGCTCGCTGTGCAGCCGTTACGGCACGCTTTGGGCCTACGATTTCGAGAACGAGCGTGTCTCCGTCGACGGCGAATTGCGCGCCTATCGACGACCGGGCAAGGACGATCCCTCGCTGGAAATCCTGTTTTGCCCCACTTGCGCAGGCGTGATCGCCTGGCGCGGACTGCGCCTCGAACCGGACGGACGTCGGCGCATGGCGGTGAACCTGCGCATGGCCGATGGGGAAGCAGTCGCGCACCTGCCGATCGAGCACTTCGACGGTCGTGATACCTTCGAGGATGTCGGTCAGGACGGTCGCTCCGTGCGCGACATGTGGTTCTGA
- a CDS encoding homocysteine S-methyltransferase family protein has protein sequence MAGFAPQREGIFYLTEGGQETEIQYRHGHDLPEFAMYPLLENPAAMADLKAMYSRVLDVAAEHGFVAMITGLDYRGSSDWGEKLGYSREGLADAIERSIAFLRDVARPYREQGVQVLIGGQVGPRGDAYELNRTITANEAEDYHAFQLGVHKRANVDFSWAATFNNVPEAVGVARAAARIGLPLTISFTLDSNHRLKSGPSLREAIEAVDAQTGDDRPDFYGINCSHPIEFEPALEPGSWIERIRSVRPNASAKDKIDLCQLGHIEDGDPVDLGHRIGVLAQRYPHMDVFGGCCGTWAPHLREIARNVRRSSM, from the coding sequence CGTCACGGGCATGACCTGCCCGAGTTCGCCATGTACCCGCTGTTGGAAAATCCCGCTGCGATGGCCGATTTGAAGGCGATGTACAGTCGCGTGCTCGATGTCGCCGCCGAACACGGCTTCGTCGCGATGATCACCGGCCTCGATTATCGCGGCAGTTCCGACTGGGGCGAGAAACTCGGCTATTCGCGCGAAGGGCTGGCGGATGCGATCGAACGGTCGATCGCCTTTCTCCGCGACGTGGCCCGGCCCTATCGGGAGCAGGGCGTGCAAGTCCTCATCGGCGGACAGGTCGGTCCGAGAGGGGACGCCTACGAACTGAACCGCACGATCACCGCGAATGAGGCCGAAGACTATCACGCTTTCCAGCTTGGGGTTCACAAGCGTGCGAACGTCGATTTCTCCTGGGCGGCGACATTCAACAACGTCCCCGAAGCGGTCGGCGTCGCGCGGGCGGCTGCGCGGATCGGCCTGCCGCTCACGATCTCGTTCACGCTCGACAGCAATCACCGCCTGAAGTCGGGGCCCAGCCTGCGGGAAGCCATCGAGGCGGTGGACGCCCAGACCGGGGACGACAGGCCGGACTTCTACGGCATCAACTGTTCGCACCCGATCGAGTTCGAGCCCGCGCTGGAGCCGGGAAGCTGGATCGAGCGCATCCGGAGCGTGCGGCCGAATGCGAGCGCGAAGGACAAGATCGATCTCTGCCAGCTCGGACATATCGAAGATGGCGATCCCGTCGACCTCGGCCATCGCATCGGCGTGCTGGCCCAGCGCTATCCGCACATGGACGTCTTCGGCGGGTGCTGCGGGACGTGGGCGCCGCACCTGCGGGAGATCGCCAGGAACGTGCGCCGATCGTCGATGTAG